The DNA segment AGGCAATGGAAGTCCGTATGGAAGTTTTAATACTGCAAGAGTTAGGTATGTTAAAAATGCTTCAGGAAGGTACCCAGCAAAGACTGCTATACCAGGTCTTGTCTTTTTGGACAGAATTGCAATAAAAATACCTGTTAAGGCTTTAAATGGTGGTACAAAAAAATTCCCGAAGGTTAGGCCTGGCCATATGCCGACTATGAAGCCCGTTATACCTCCAAATATTGGTCCTAATAATATAGCAGCGAGAACTGTACCGATGTGGGACAGATCAAGATAAACGTTTGGTACCGGCGTTGGGATAAGCAGTATCGTTCCGAAAAGGATTCCTATTGCTGCAAAGATTGCAGTGAAGGCGATATTCTTTGAACTTTTAGCTTTCAATGAAACACCAAAAAAATTAAATAAAAACGATATATAAATATTTGGGTAGATACTCAAAAATGAGTTACATCTCTTCCGGTGCTTTAATACCTAGAAGTGCCAGCGCATTATGTAAAACTATCTTAGTTGCTTTTACAAGTGAAGCTCTAAACTCTTTATTTGATTCAGCATTTATGACGTGGCACTCGTGATAAAATTCATTGAAGCATTTAGCAACATCATATACATAATTAGAAACGTAATCTGGTCTATAATCAACTGATGATTTTTCGACTACCTCTGGAAACTCTGAGAGTAAAGATACAAGCTTATACTCCTTTTCATTGAGCTCTTCTATTTCAAATTCAGATTGTAATTCTCCTAGCTTCTTTAGAATGCTTGATGCCCTTGCATGGGCGTACTGGATATATGGTGCAGTGTCACCTTCAAAGTCTAAAGCCTTCTTCCAGTTGAAGATGATTCTCTTGTTATTGTCCTTCATCATGCTGTACTTTAGTGCACCCAAGGTAACAATTTCCGATATACTTTCAGCATTTGAGATATTTCGCTCTCTCACTTGATTCAATGCCTCTTTCTTCACAACATCCTTTAGTTCTGAATAAAGCACAACATTTCCTTCTCTAGAAGACATTTTACCTTCTTCAAGCATGACAAGCTCGTAAGACAAGTGATAGCATCTTTTCGCCTGTTTAAATCCCATAAGCTCCAATGTTTTGAAAAGCTGCTTGAAGTAAAACTTCTGCTCGCTCCCAACAACATATAGTGATAGATCAATCTTAAAATCCTGAAACTTTCTCTCTGCAAGTGCAAGGTCCTTTGTTGAGTAAAGTGCGGTACCATCACTTCTCAATATTACAAACTCATCAAGCCCAAACTCTTTCAGATCAACTATGACTGCCCCATCCTTTTCTTTTGCCACACCTTTGTCCAAAAGCTCCTTTGCTATTTTTGTACCTTCATCTTTGACCTCACTCTCATATAAGAAAATATCAAAGTTAACTCCAAGCTCTTTGTAAATCCTGTTGAACTCTTCAAGGCTCCATTCTCTTGTCATTTGCCAGACATCGATAGTTTTTTTGTCTCCACTATAAAGATTTTTTAAGACAACTTTGTACTCTTCTTGATACTCCTCAGATTCTTTGATTTTGTTATCGGCTTCAGAATAGACCTTCCCGAGGAACTCCCCCTTGTTATTTTCTGGGATGAAGCTATCATAGAACTTCATATAACCCCATAAGCACTTAGCAACATGGGCACCTACATCACCAATATAGTTTGCCCTAACAGTTTCATAGCCAGAAAATTCCATTATGTTTGCAAGCGCATCTCCAAGGCACACGTTCCTAAGATGCCCTATATGAAATGATTTGTGAGTGTTGGGCTGTGAATACTCAACCATTACCTTATCGTTCTTTTTTTCTCCCTTTCCATAAGAGCCATTTTCAGTAATTATGGATTCAACTGTCTTTTCTGAAAAGTACTTTCTATCAAAAAAGAAGTTTATATAACCGCCAGAAGTCTCTGCCTTCTCTATCCCTTCTGGCAAAATAATTGTATCTACAATATCCTTTGCAATCTGAATTGGATTCTTTTTTAATCTTTTTGCAAGTTCAAAGGACAGGGGTGTTGCAATATCGCCCAGTTTAAAATCAGGAGGTCTAGAAAAAACTATCACGATGTCTTTCAAACCAGCCGCTTTTCTTATTGAGTCTTCCAACTCGTTCTTCAATTTTTTGAGCAATATCGTCCCCACAGAAAAACTAAGTAGAATCTTTTTATCGTTTTTGGTTAGAAATTAAAAATTTAAGAAGATTTTTGTAGTGGTCTCTTCTCCTCCTAACCCTATATTCAGGAATGGAATGCTTCCTTCATTTAATACATAATAGATCACAACAGCATTTATTATTAAGAGGGCTACAACTAGAAGGATAAACAATAACTTCTTCTTTGATATGCCCGCTCTCTTCCTTGGTGCTTCTCTCCTTCTAAGAGTTTTACCTCTCTCTACCATCGGGCTCATTGGTGGCACATCTAGTCTCTGTATATCTTTTACTTGAGTGGATTCATCGGGGTAGAAATCACCTTTCATCCTCTCTGGGATTTCCTCATCAGTTATCCCTTCTTTTTCAAAACTTTCTTCAACAGGGGATAAAGGCTCTTCCTTCTGTTCTATATCAACCTCTTCAACAAAGACATCCTTGTTTTCATCTTTTCTAAAAATTTCTGTTGGTTTACCGAGTCTTACATGTGCAACGTTTAGAATTTTGCCGCAGTTTGGGCATGGCTGTTCTTCAATACACGTGAAATGAAAGGTCATGTTACAGTAACTGCAGTAGCACATCTCTAGATTGTCCTTTATCCTTTTGCTACAAATGCCACAAGTTTCCATGTTTATTTTTTTATTTATAGATATAAAAAGTTTAGCGTGTCTAGTGGCTATAAACCATAAATCATTTATATCGAGAAAAGTTAGATTATACCAGATAAGATGAAAGCAAACGAACCCTTAGATGATTTGACGATTAATGATTTGAAAATAAAAGCTAACAAAATTAGAAAAGATATAATTGAAATGATCTATTCTGCAAAGTCGGGCCACCCCGGTGGATCTCTTTCTTCAGCAGATATCGTGACATCGCTATATTTCCATATAATGAATCACGACCCAAAAAATCCTTCTTGGAGCGGGAGAGACAGATTCATTTTGAGTAAGGGCCACGCATGTCCTTCGCTATATGCAGCGCTTGCAGAATCCGGTTACTTTGATGTTAGTGAACTAAAGAAGTTAAGAAAACCGGAGTGCCTCCTACAGGGCCACCCATGCACAAAGACCCCTGGCATTGAAATATCAACGGGTTCTTTGGGCCAGGGATTATCTATAGCAACAGGCATTGCATTGGGGCTCAGGCTCGATGGTAGCCCGTCTAGAGTATTTGTAGTACTAGGTGATGGGGAGCTTCAGTCAGGCCAGGTCTGGGAAGCCATGATGGCAGCACCAAACTTTAAGCTTGGAAATCTCACAGCAATAATAGATAGAAACATGCTTCAGATTGATGGGCCAACGGAGAAGGTCATGGCAATTGAGCCGCTCAAAGACAAGCTCAAGGCATTCAACTGGCAAGTTTATGAGATTGATGGCCACAACATCAGAGAAATAATTGAAACTGTAAATGAAGGATTAAAGATTACAGATAAACCTAAAATAATTATCGCACATACTGTCAAAGGAAAAGGGGTATCATTCATGGAGAACAATGTAGGGTTCCACGGTAAATCACCAACCGATGAGGAGTTTAAGATTGCAATGAAGGAGCTGGAGGCGAGTTCATGACGGGATTTGGAGTTCCAAGGGACGCATATGGAGAAGTTCTCACAGAGCTTGGAGAAACAAGGAAAGACATAGTCGTGCTTGACGCTGATCTATCCTCTTCAACAAAGACTTCATCATTTGGGAAGAAGTTCCCCGACAGGTTCTTTAATATCGGTATAGCTGAGCAGAACATGATGGGTATCTCTGCAGGCCTTGCTACAACGGGAAAGACAGTATTTGCTTCATCCTTTGCTATGTTTGCCGTTGGGAGAGTTTATGATCAAATAAGACAATCTATAGCGTACCCCAAGATGAATGTGAAGATTGTTGCAACTCACGCAGGGATCACAGTCGGTGAAGATGGCGTGTCTCACCAGATGATTGAGGATATTTCACTCATGTGTGCCCTTCCAAATATGAAAGTCATTGTACCAGCCGACACATTTGAAACAAAGAAGACGATAAGGGAGATATCTCTAGAAAAGGGCCCAACTTATGTAAGACTTGGCAGAAGCAAAGTTCCAAACGTATTCGAAAGCGAAGATGAAATAAAGTTGGGGAAGGCCGCAACTCTAGTTGACGGAGACGACATCACAATAATTGCATCAGGCATTATGGTATCAAAATCTCTCGAGGCTGCACAGAAATTAAAGTCTGAAGGTATTTCTGCAGGTGTAGTTAATCTTAGCACACTGAAACCAATTGACAGGCAGGCTATAATCAAATCTGCAAAGAAAACAGGCTGTGTAGTCACAGCCGAAGAACACAACATCTATATTGGCATGGGAGCACTTGTTTCATCGATAATCTCTGAAGAGTATCCCGTTCCAATTTTAAGGTGTGGTATAAAGGATACATTTGCCCAGAGCGGAGATTATGAGCTTTTGATGCAAATATACAATTTAACAGCCGATGAAATATATAAATTGTCAAAAAATGTTATAACGATGAAAAAATAATCATATTATTAATAGAGGAGATAAAATGAAGTTTTTTTTAGATACTGCAAATATTGAACAGATTAGGGATGCAGCAAGCCTTGGATTGATTGAAGGTGTTACAACAAACCCCTCACTGATCTCTAAAGAAAAGAAACCTTTCAAGGAAATAATTCAGGAAATATGCAAGATTGTAGATGGGCCAATATCGGCCGAAGTCACATGTTCTGATTATAAAGGGATGATAGAAGAGGCATTAAAGTTATCTGACATCCACAAAAATATTGTAATAAAAGTTCCAATCACAAAAGATGGATTAAAGGCAGTGAAGTCATTATCCGAGCAAGGTGTAAAGACGAATGTTACTCTCATATTTTCTGCAACACAAGCACTTCTCGCTGCAAAAGCAGGAGCATCTTACGTATCTCCATTCGTTGGAAGATTAGATGACATATCAACTGACGGTATGAACCTCGTAGCAGAGATCCAACAGATTTACAGAAACTACTTTTTTGAAACTGAGGTTATAATTGCAAGTATCAGACACCCAATTCATGTCCTACAGGCTGCAATGATGGGCGCAGACATCGCTACCGTTCCATATGATGTTTTGATGAAGCTTATCAAACACCCCCTTACAGATATAGGCATTGAGAAGTTCATGTGCGACTGGAAAAAGGTAGAGCACAAGGAGATTTAATTCATGGCAAAACTTGCACCTTCAATTCTTTCTGCTGACTTTTCTAGATTAGGTGATGATATCATGG comes from the Methanofastidiosum sp. genome and includes:
- the argS gene encoding arginine--tRNA ligase, with translation MLKKLKNELEDSIRKAAGLKDIVIVFSRPPDFKLGDIATPLSFELAKRLKKNPIQIAKDIVDTIILPEGIEKAETSGGYINFFFDRKYFSEKTVESIITENGSYGKGEKKNDKVMVEYSQPNTHKSFHIGHLRNVCLGDALANIMEFSGYETVRANYIGDVGAHVAKCLWGYMKFYDSFIPENNKGEFLGKVYSEADNKIKESEEYQEEYKVVLKNLYSGDKKTIDVWQMTREWSLEEFNRIYKELGVNFDIFLYESEVKDEGTKIAKELLDKGVAKEKDGAVIVDLKEFGLDEFVILRSDGTALYSTKDLALAERKFQDFKIDLSLYVVGSEQKFYFKQLFKTLELMGFKQAKRCYHLSYELVMLEEGKMSSREGNVVLYSELKDVVKKEALNQVRERNISNAESISEIVTLGALKYSMMKDNNKRIIFNWKKALDFEGDTAPYIQYAHARASSILKKLGELQSEFEIEELNEKEYKLVSLLSEFPEVVEKSSVDYRPDYVSNYVYDVAKCFNEFYHECHVINAESNKEFRASLVKATKIVLHNALALLGIKAPEEM
- a CDS encoding transketolase yields the protein MKANEPLDDLTINDLKIKANKIRKDIIEMIYSAKSGHPGGSLSSADIVTSLYFHIMNHDPKNPSWSGRDRFILSKGHACPSLYAALAESGYFDVSELKKLRKPECLLQGHPCTKTPGIEISTGSLGQGLSIATGIALGLRLDGSPSRVFVVLGDGELQSGQVWEAMMAAPNFKLGNLTAIIDRNMLQIDGPTEKVMAIEPLKDKLKAFNWQVYEIDGHNIREIIETVNEGLKITDKPKIIIAHTVKGKGVSFMENNVGFHGKSPTDEEFKIAMKELEASS
- a CDS encoding transketolase family protein: MTGFGVPRDAYGEVLTELGETRKDIVVLDADLSSSTKTSSFGKKFPDRFFNIGIAEQNMMGISAGLATTGKTVFASSFAMFAVGRVYDQIRQSIAYPKMNVKIVATHAGITVGEDGVSHQMIEDISLMCALPNMKVIVPADTFETKKTIREISLEKGPTYVRLGRSKVPNVFESEDEIKLGKAATLVDGDDITIIASGIMVSKSLEAAQKLKSEGISAGVVNLSTLKPIDRQAIIKSAKKTGCVVTAEEHNIYIGMGALVSSIISEEYPVPILRCGIKDTFAQSGDYELLMQIYNLTADEIYKLSKNVITMKK
- the fsa gene encoding fructose-6-phosphate aldolase; protein product: MKFFLDTANIEQIRDAASLGLIEGVTTNPSLISKEKKPFKEIIQEICKIVDGPISAEVTCSDYKGMIEEALKLSDIHKNIVIKVPITKDGLKAVKSLSEQGVKTNVTLIFSATQALLAAKAGASYVSPFVGRLDDISTDGMNLVAEIQQIYRNYFFETEVIIASIRHPIHVLQAAMMGADIATVPYDVLMKLIKHPLTDIGIEKFMCDWKKVEHKEI